One Nonomuraea angiospora DNA segment encodes these proteins:
- a CDS encoding DUF4255 domain-containing protein, producing MSNSLAIAAVTAALRARIFNRLGGPQVTVVPPDRAPDEVNGDHVNLFLYRTDMHPSFRNADPPGAPPGESPRPLLPLVLHYLLAAYSNDEGTAHELLGAAMLALHDTPILPGEEIQAATAIPLPGSDLHLQLENVKVSFESLSQDDIAKMWTAFATPYRVSASYQVSAVLIDNPAPGAAPLPVLKRGPDGRSPVAHPDAASPFPALTGIRYGVPGSPVALPGETVTLSVRNLPAGALVAHLRHLRVPATAEVHLPSPGAGEVAVALPATGLPAGPWAISLTPASGGVPTNEVPLAVAPEIVALAATPAGGTPARTTVTATVADPVLVGQQAAVLVGGLHLPVPLLTAGTGTLSVVAAIPPGTYKVRVRVDGVDTDIVDRATGAFKTGPTAEVVIP from the coding sequence ATGAGCAATTCCCTCGCCATCGCCGCCGTGACCGCCGCGCTGCGCGCCAGGATCTTCAACCGGCTCGGCGGACCGCAGGTGACCGTCGTGCCGCCGGACCGCGCGCCCGACGAGGTCAACGGCGACCACGTGAACCTGTTCCTGTACCGCACCGACATGCACCCCTCCTTCCGTAATGCCGACCCGCCCGGCGCGCCGCCCGGGGAGTCGCCCAGGCCGCTGCTCCCGCTGGTCCTGCACTACCTGCTGGCCGCTTACAGCAACGACGAGGGCACCGCCCACGAGCTGCTCGGCGCGGCGATGCTGGCCCTGCACGACACCCCGATCCTGCCGGGGGAGGAGATCCAGGCCGCCACGGCGATCCCGCTGCCCGGCAGCGACCTGCACCTGCAGCTCGAGAACGTGAAGGTCAGCTTCGAGTCGCTGAGCCAGGACGACATCGCCAAGATGTGGACCGCGTTCGCCACGCCGTACCGGGTCTCGGCGTCCTACCAGGTCTCGGCGGTGCTCATCGACAACCCCGCGCCCGGCGCCGCGCCGCTGCCCGTGCTCAAGCGCGGCCCCGACGGCAGGTCGCCGGTCGCCCACCCGGACGCCGCCTCGCCGTTCCCGGCGCTCACCGGCATCCGGTACGGCGTGCCGGGCAGCCCGGTCGCGCTGCCCGGCGAGACCGTCACGCTGAGCGTGCGCAACCTGCCCGCGGGCGCGCTCGTCGCCCACCTGCGTCATCTGCGGGTGCCGGCCACGGCCGAGGTCCACCTCCCGTCCCCGGGAGCCGGCGAGGTCGCCGTCGCGCTGCCCGCCACCGGGCTGCCCGCGGGACCGTGGGCGATCTCCCTGACGCCCGCGTCCGGCGGGGTGCCCACCAACGAGGTCCCCCTGGCCGTCGCCCCCGAGATCGTCGCCCTCGCCGCCACCCCGGCCGGCGGCACCCCGGCCAGGACCACGGTGACCGCCACCGTCGCCGATCCGGTGCTGGTCGGCCAGCAGGCGGCCGTCCTCGTGGGCGGTCTGCACCTGCCGGTGCCCCTGCTGACCGCCGGCACCGGCACGCTGTCGGTCGTCGCCGCGATCCCGCCGGGCACGTACAAGGTCCGCGTCCGCGTGGACGGCGTGGACACCGACATCGTCGACCGCGCCACGGGCGCCTTCAAGACCGGCCCCACGGCCGAGGTGGTGATCCCATGA
- a CDS encoding phage tail sheath family protein, producing MATRFTYPGVYLEEIESAVRPIVGVDTSVAAFVGLALEGPRTPTTINSWTDYDSTFGGLWTGSELSYAVYQFFLNGGAKAIVVRVGGDTQYAAIDLGDGVKLRARTPGTAGNTLTATVKHDAADSKHYTLTIKVSGRTAETYEVSVDPALRGRWLDRALETSRLVGPADGGAVDKRPAEGDKTATQAADVTLDLVDVIGDPVRRTGMQALLDVPIFNLLVIPPQLAPPTSGTDDRDARWAPVIDAAARLCVDRRAMLLLDPPFSWTSVADATSGAGAGLPVTGVAGRNAAVFYPRLTISDPAGGPDLTVGPIGTVAGVFARTDTLRGVWKAPAGVDAALAGVRSATVALTDAENGGLNPLGVNCLRTFPVYSHVVWGARTCRGNDEVGDPWKYVPVRRLALFIEETLFRATKWVVFEPNDEPLWASIRLNVGAFMDGLFRQGAFQGRTAREAYFVKCDRENNPQADIDVGVVNVDVGFQPLKPAEFVRIRIQQKRPDA from the coding sequence ATGGCGACGAGATTCACCTATCCCGGTGTCTATCTTGAGGAGATCGAGAGCGCGGTCCGGCCGATCGTCGGCGTCGACACGTCCGTGGCGGCGTTCGTCGGCCTGGCTCTGGAGGGGCCGCGCACGCCGACGACGATCAACAGCTGGACCGACTACGACAGCACCTTCGGCGGGCTGTGGACCGGCAGCGAGCTGAGCTACGCGGTCTACCAGTTCTTCCTCAACGGCGGCGCCAAGGCGATCGTCGTACGGGTCGGCGGCGACACCCAGTACGCCGCCATCGACCTCGGCGACGGCGTCAAGCTGCGGGCCAGGACCCCGGGCACGGCGGGCAACACGCTGACGGCGACCGTCAAGCACGACGCCGCCGACAGCAAGCACTACACCCTGACGATCAAGGTCTCCGGCAGGACGGCCGAGACGTACGAGGTCTCCGTCGATCCGGCCCTGCGGGGCAGGTGGCTGGACCGGGCGCTGGAGACCTCCCGGCTGGTCGGGCCGGCCGACGGCGGCGCGGTCGACAAGCGGCCCGCCGAAGGGGACAAGACCGCCACCCAGGCGGCCGACGTGACGCTCGACCTCGTCGACGTGATCGGCGACCCGGTCCGGCGCACCGGCATGCAGGCCCTGCTCGACGTGCCGATCTTCAACCTGCTGGTGATCCCGCCGCAGCTCGCGCCCCCCACGTCCGGGACCGACGACAGGGACGCCCGCTGGGCGCCGGTGATCGACGCGGCGGCCCGGCTGTGCGTGGACCGCAGGGCGATGCTGCTGCTCGACCCGCCCTTCTCCTGGACCAGCGTCGCCGACGCGACCTCGGGGGCGGGCGCGGGGCTGCCGGTCACCGGCGTCGCCGGGCGCAACGCCGCCGTCTTCTACCCGCGCCTCACGATCTCCGACCCGGCGGGCGGCCCCGACCTGACCGTGGGGCCCATCGGCACCGTGGCCGGGGTGTTCGCCCGTACCGACACCCTGCGCGGGGTGTGGAAGGCGCCGGCGGGGGTGGACGCGGCGCTGGCCGGCGTACGTTCGGCGACCGTGGCGCTGACCGACGCGGAGAACGGCGGCCTCAACCCGCTGGGCGTCAACTGCCTGCGCACCTTCCCTGTCTACTCGCACGTGGTGTGGGGGGCGCGGACCTGCCGGGGCAACGACGAGGTGGGCGACCCGTGGAAGTACGTGCCCGTCCGCAGGCTCGCCCTGTTCATCGAGGAGACGCTGTTCCGGGCCACCAAGTGGGTGGTGTTCGAGCCCAACGACGAGCCGCTGTGGGCCTCCATCCGGCTGAACGTCGGCGCCTTCATGGACGGCCTGTTCCGCCAGGGCGCCTTCCAGGGCAGGACGGCCAGGGAGGCGTACTTCGTCAAGTGCGACCGGGAGAACAACCCGCAGGCCGACATCGACGTCGGCGTCGTCAACGTGGACGTCGGCTTCCAGCCGCTGAAACCCGCCGAGTTCGTGCGCATCCGGATCCAGCAGAAGCGTCCCGACGCCTGA
- a CDS encoding LysM peptidoglycan-binding domain-containing protein produces the protein MFTATSRYQGIEIAAHRPEGGEPIPYVRRRFLPDRRSLTVIAVHVVRDGDRLDRIAALHLDDPERFWQIADANPVLDPADLTARPGRRLDVALPTATTGSPHGF, from the coding sequence ATGTTCACCGCGACCAGCCGCTACCAGGGGATCGAGATCGCCGCCCACCGGCCGGAGGGCGGGGAGCCGATCCCGTACGTGCGCCGCAGGTTCCTGCCGGACCGGCGCAGCCTCACCGTGATCGCCGTGCACGTGGTGCGCGACGGCGACCGCCTGGACCGGATCGCCGCGCTGCACCTCGACGACCCCGAGCGCTTCTGGCAGATCGCGGACGCCAACCCCGTGCTCGACCCCGCCGACCTCACCGCCCGCCCGGGGCGGCGGCTCGACGTCGCCCTGCCCACCGCGACCACCGGGAGCCCGCATGGCTTCTGA
- a CDS encoding pyridoxamine 5'-phosphate oxidase family protein — MRETPEELKELQALLEASLSRSTSHLRSIVTERTLTAEQLTRILTGMCTLALSTVTAKGEPRISGADGHFLHGKWHFGTARNAAKARHLAARPAASVAHMRGEDLGVFTHGTVEILNPLDGEPAADWPDLLAYFKDFYGDDAFDWVDDVVYYRLHPHWMTVYAPDIAKLTTTPRP; from the coding sequence ATGCGCGAAACGCCCGAAGAGCTCAAAGAACTCCAGGCTCTCCTCGAAGCCTCCCTCTCCCGTTCCACCTCGCACCTCCGCTCGATCGTCACCGAGCGCACGCTGACCGCGGAGCAGCTCACCCGGATCCTGACCGGCATGTGCACGCTCGCCCTGTCCACCGTGACGGCGAAGGGCGAGCCGCGGATCAGCGGCGCGGACGGGCACTTCCTGCACGGCAAGTGGCACTTCGGCACGGCGCGCAACGCCGCCAAGGCCCGCCACCTCGCCGCCCGCCCCGCCGCCAGCGTCGCGCATATGCGCGGGGAGGACCTGGGCGTGTTCACCCACGGCACGGTCGAGATCCTCAACCCCCTGGACGGCGAGCCGGCCGCGGACTGGCCGGACCTGCTCGCGTACTTCAAGGACTTCTATGGCGACGACGCCTTCGACTGGGTCGACGACGTGGTCTACTACCGGCTGCACCCGCACTGGATGACCGTCTACGCCCCCGACATCGCGAAGCTCACCACGACGCCCCGGCCCTGA
- a CDS encoding ATP-binding protein: MTDAPAWEQANGAYLKASLDWLAVRLAGLTPPPLRPAAQPSQPEPLGSKWGWRRPRDRSATDAPSTGAEAAREAAAPSDARRGAAQAADARQSTPKATAGARQGAAEVTAGGRQGAAEAMAGAREAAARAMAGLGAPALAQIAERLGLSDFERDVLLLCAAPAIEPGITALIAAAQGEPAPTFALALRLFDDARWDVLSPERGLRFWRLVEPVGAGAQPLAAVPLRADDRIVDLIRGLNRLDERLTGLVEHRPDPAAGLGLPRSSQAAVDALVGAALTDTPDGRFPVIQLLGGDEPSSELVAVRAMALLNRELYHLPVGALVAAGTDQDLVARLWQRESLLLPMALLLDAVDADLADPATATALRRFLSQAGGLVLLATREVWPVTDRATSVVDVSRPTLAEQAELWAAATGLPLEGVPRTLAGQFRLSVPAVHRIATALRPVIDAPDGRARLWAACRTSARPRLEALARRTVPQARWEDLVLPGEQTELLRGLVAQVRHRATVMSAWGYGERRARGNGVTALFSGPSGTGKTFAAEVLAHELGQDLYRVDLSAVVDKYIGETEKNLRRVFDAAEDGGALLLFDEADALFGRRSEVRDSHDRYANIEVSYLLQRMEAYEGVAVLATNLRAALDPAFLRRLRFVVDFPMPGREERGRLWSAAFPAGVPLGDLDLDALVDLPVTGAAVQAIALGAAFLAADAGGPVDTATVLAAARTEFRKLGLPLTVPHPERVGR; encoded by the coding sequence ATGACCGACGCGCCCGCCTGGGAGCAGGCCAACGGCGCCTACCTGAAGGCGTCCCTGGACTGGCTGGCCGTCCGGCTCGCCGGCCTCACCCCGCCGCCCCTGCGTCCCGCCGCTCAGCCATCTCAGCCGGAGCCGCTCGGGTCGAAGTGGGGGTGGCGAAGGCCCCGTGATCGCTCCGCCACTGACGCGCCCTCCACCGGCGCAGAGGCAGCGCGAGAGGCCGCGGCGCCGTCGGACGCGCGGCGAGGAGCGGCGCAGGCGGCGGACGCGCGGCAGAGCACGCCCAAAGCGACGGCGGGCGCGCGGCAGGGGGCGGCCGAGGTGACGGCGGGCGGGCGGCAGGGGGCGGCCGAGGCGATGGCGGGCGCGCGGGAGGCCGCGGCTCGGGCGATGGCGGGCCTCGGGGCGCCCGCCCTGGCGCAGATCGCCGAGCGGCTGGGGCTGAGCGACTTCGAACGGGACGTGCTGCTGCTGTGCGCCGCCCCCGCGATCGAGCCCGGCATCACCGCGCTGATCGCCGCGGCGCAGGGGGAGCCCGCCCCCACGTTCGCCCTGGCGCTGCGCCTGTTCGACGACGCCCGCTGGGACGTGCTCTCGCCCGAGCGGGGCCTGCGGTTCTGGCGGCTGGTGGAGCCCGTGGGCGCGGGCGCCCAGCCGCTGGCCGCCGTGCCGCTGCGGGCCGACGACCGGATCGTCGACCTGATCAGAGGGCTCAACCGGCTCGACGAGCGGCTGACGGGGCTGGTCGAGCACCGTCCCGACCCGGCGGCGGGCCTCGGGCTGCCCCGCTCGTCGCAGGCCGCGGTGGACGCCCTGGTCGGCGCGGCGCTGACCGACACGCCCGATGGCCGCTTCCCGGTGATCCAGCTGCTCGGCGGCGACGAGCCGAGCAGCGAGCTGGTCGCCGTACGGGCCATGGCGCTGCTCAACCGCGAGCTGTACCACCTGCCGGTCGGCGCGCTCGTGGCGGCGGGGACGGACCAGGACCTGGTGGCCAGGCTGTGGCAGCGCGAAAGCCTGCTGCTGCCGATGGCGCTGCTGCTCGACGCCGTGGACGCCGACCTGGCCGACCCGGCCACGGCCACGGCGCTGCGGCGCTTCCTGTCCCAGGCGGGCGGGCTCGTCCTGCTGGCCACGCGCGAGGTGTGGCCGGTCACCGACCGGGCCACGTCGGTGGTGGACGTCAGCCGGCCGACGCTCGCCGAGCAGGCCGAGCTGTGGGCGGCCGCGACCGGGCTGCCTCTGGAGGGGGTGCCGCGCACGCTGGCCGGCCAGTTCCGACTGAGCGTGCCCGCCGTCCACCGCATCGCCACCGCCCTGCGGCCGGTCATCGACGCCCCCGACGGGCGGGCGCGCCTGTGGGCGGCCTGCCGCACCTCGGCCAGGCCGAGGCTGGAGGCCCTGGCCCGGCGGACGGTGCCGCAGGCCAGGTGGGAGGACCTGGTGCTGCCCGGCGAGCAGACGGAACTGCTGCGCGGGCTCGTCGCCCAGGTGCGGCACCGCGCCACGGTCATGTCCGCCTGGGGGTACGGAGAGCGCAGGGCACGCGGCAACGGCGTCACCGCGCTGTTCAGCGGCCCGAGCGGGACGGGCAAGACGTTCGCGGCCGAGGTGCTCGCCCACGAGCTGGGCCAGGACCTCTACCGCGTCGATCTGTCGGCCGTGGTCGACAAGTACATCGGCGAGACCGAGAAGAACCTGCGCAGGGTCTTCGACGCGGCGGAGGACGGCGGCGCGCTGCTGCTGTTCGACGAGGCCGACGCGCTGTTCGGGCGCCGCAGCGAGGTGCGCGACAGCCACGACCGCTACGCCAACATCGAGGTCAGCTACCTGCTCCAGCGGATGGAGGCCTACGAGGGGGTGGCGGTGCTGGCCACCAACCTGCGTGCCGCGCTGGACCCGGCCTTCCTGCGGCGGCTGCGGTTCGTCGTCGACTTCCCGATGCCGGGGCGGGAGGAGCGCGGACGGCTGTGGTCGGCGGCCTTCCCCGCGGGCGTGCCGCTCGGCGACCTCGATCTCGACGCGCTCGTGGACCTGCCGGTCACGGGCGCCGCCGTACAGGCGATCGCGCTGGGCGCGGCGTTCCTCGCCGCGGACGCCGGCGGGCCCGTGGACACCGCGACGGTGCTCGCCGCGGCGCGGACGGAGTTCCGCAAGCTGGGCCTGCCGCTGACGGTCCCGCACCCCGAGCGGGTGGGCCGGTGA
- a CDS encoding putative baseplate assembly protein, with translation MTADEGCPPRARRERDRARGWGGIAGVQVDNEARTLRLLLFGKAPEPAPEADDVAITGPGRVVRAVHVEVAAARAGRYDELVVHLDRLGDRSPYEVELAGVQDLDPRYARAAFTFAGDCGEESDCGATVPCPPGEEDPAVIDYLAKDYASFRRLILDRLALTSPAWTDRQIPDLGVTLVELLAYVGDQLSYRQDAVATEAYLNTARLRTSVRRHLRLVDYRMHDGCNARTWVHLEVEEPGVLHAGAYRFVTAVPALGGRPMVSEGELRRLAPGGGYQVYEPVTAHDVAVSPARNRIRLWTWGGEECCLPRGATAATLVDGWCDEERSERLLGLCPGDVVIFEEVRGPLTGVPGDADLTHRHAVRLTEVEELDDPVYDQPLLRVRWACADALTFDLCLAAVGGEECCLFEDVSVARANVVLVDHGATETGTLTVPGGEPGPVRCEGLGRPERDPVRVRFEPVLPHAPLTRRAPYPAPETVAEGQALTLARIPADTRPRQAARLARLTAQARLGLPLDAADAAEVAATWGAGAGLDPAEPVAAGPAAAALTQDPRTALAQLWLTSDRERWTVRADLIGSGPEDRHVVVEVDDEGGSHLRFGDGGHGRAVRPGQRFDLRLRVGNGTAGNVGPEAVAHLVAARPVAVPVTGVRNPLAATGGIDPEPVADARLLGPTAYRHRLVRAVTAEDYATIAAAQPGVLGAATDLAWTGGWYEADVAIDPLRGRCGEEFPLEAVRTRLEQARRIGHDLRAGPPRPVAVDLGLRLCLAATAPRSAVTVALRARLGDAPGGMFDPDRLTFGTGLYVSRILAEAMAVPGVVSASVVRLARTVSTGPPVPAGGALAFGPLEIPSAGTLTLDLVGGR, from the coding sequence ATGACGGCCGACGAGGGCTGCCCGCCCCGCGCGCGGCGGGAACGGGACCGCGCCCGCGGATGGGGCGGCATCGCGGGCGTGCAGGTCGACAACGAGGCGCGCACGCTGCGGCTGCTGCTGTTCGGCAAGGCCCCCGAGCCCGCGCCGGAGGCGGACGACGTCGCCATCACCGGTCCCGGGCGCGTGGTGCGGGCCGTCCACGTCGAGGTGGCCGCCGCGCGGGCCGGTCGCTACGACGAGCTGGTCGTCCACCTCGACCGGCTCGGGGACCGCTCGCCGTACGAGGTGGAGCTGGCCGGCGTCCAGGACCTCGACCCCCGCTACGCCCGCGCCGCCTTCACCTTCGCCGGCGACTGCGGCGAGGAGAGCGACTGCGGCGCGACGGTGCCCTGCCCGCCGGGCGAGGAGGACCCGGCGGTCATCGACTACCTGGCCAAGGACTACGCGAGCTTCCGCCGGCTGATCCTGGACCGGCTCGCGCTGACCTCCCCCGCCTGGACCGATCGGCAGATCCCCGACCTGGGCGTCACGCTCGTCGAACTGCTCGCCTACGTCGGCGACCAGCTCTCCTACCGCCAGGACGCGGTGGCCACCGAGGCTTACCTGAACACGGCCCGGCTGCGGACGTCGGTGCGGCGGCACCTGCGGCTGGTCGACTACCGGATGCACGACGGCTGCAACGCGCGCACCTGGGTGCACCTGGAGGTCGAGGAGCCCGGGGTCCTGCACGCGGGCGCCTACCGGTTCGTGACGGCGGTCCCCGCGCTCGGCGGCCGCCCGATGGTCTCGGAAGGCGAGCTGCGCCGCCTCGCGCCCGGCGGCGGCTACCAGGTGTACGAGCCGGTGACGGCGCACGACGTGGCCGTCAGCCCGGCCCGCAACCGCATCCGGCTGTGGACCTGGGGCGGCGAGGAGTGCTGCCTGCCGCGCGGCGCGACGGCCGCGACGCTGGTGGACGGCTGGTGCGACGAGGAGCGGTCGGAGCGGCTGCTCGGCCTCTGCCCCGGCGACGTGGTGATCTTCGAGGAGGTACGCGGCCCCCTGACCGGGGTGCCGGGCGACGCGGACCTCACCCACCGCCACGCCGTCCGGCTGACCGAGGTCGAGGAGCTCGACGACCCGGTGTACGACCAGCCGCTGCTCCGGGTGCGCTGGGCGTGCGCCGACGCGCTGACGTTCGACCTGTGCCTGGCCGCCGTCGGCGGCGAGGAGTGCTGCCTGTTCGAGGACGTGAGCGTGGCCAGGGCGAACGTGGTCCTCGTGGACCACGGCGCCACCGAGACCGGCACGCTGACCGTGCCCGGAGGGGAGCCCGGTCCCGTGCGGTGCGAGGGGCTCGGCCGCCCGGAGCGCGACCCCGTACGGGTGCGCTTCGAGCCCGTGCTGCCGCACGCGCCCCTCACCCGGCGGGCGCCCTACCCCGCTCCCGAGACCGTCGCGGAAGGCCAGGCCCTGACGCTGGCCCGGATCCCCGCCGACACGCGGCCGCGTCAGGCCGCCAGGCTGGCCCGGCTGACCGCCCAGGCCCGCCTCGGCCTGCCGCTGGACGCCGCCGACGCGGCCGAGGTGGCCGCCACCTGGGGCGCCGGCGCGGGGCTCGACCCGGCCGAGCCGGTCGCCGCCGGTCCCGCCGCCGCCGCGCTCACCCAGGACCCGCGTACGGCACTGGCCCAGCTGTGGCTCACCTCCGACCGCGAGAGGTGGACGGTGCGGGCCGACCTGATCGGCAGCGGCCCCGAGGACCGGCACGTCGTCGTCGAGGTGGACGACGAGGGCGGCTCGCACCTGCGCTTCGGCGACGGCGGGCACGGCCGCGCGGTCCGCCCCGGCCAGCGGTTCGACCTGCGCCTGCGGGTCGGCAACGGGACGGCCGGCAACGTCGGCCCCGAGGCGGTGGCCCACCTGGTGGCCGCGCGCCCCGTCGCGGTGCCGGTGACCGGCGTACGCAACCCGCTGGCCGCCACGGGCGGCATCGACCCCGAACCGGTCGCCGACGCCCGCCTGCTCGGCCCCACCGCCTACCGGCACCGCCTGGTACGCGCGGTCACCGCCGAGGACTACGCCACGATCGCCGCCGCCCAGCCGGGAGTCCTGGGCGCGGCCACCGACCTGGCCTGGACCGGCGGCTGGTACGAGGCCGACGTGGCGATCGACCCGCTGCGAGGCCGCTGCGGCGAGGAGTTCCCCCTGGAGGCGGTGCGGACCCGGCTGGAGCAGGCCCGGCGGATCGGGCACGATCTGCGGGCCGGCCCGCCCCGGCCTGTCGCGGTCGACCTCGGGCTGCGCCTCTGCCTGGCGGCGACCGCGCCCCGCTCGGCCGTCACCGTCGCGCTGCGGGCCAGGCTCGGCGACGCGCCGGGCGGCATGTTCGACCCCGACCGCCTCACCTTCGGCACCGGCCTGTACGTGAGCCGGATCCTGGCCGAGGCCATGGCCGTGCCGGGCGTGGTGTCGGCGAGCGTCGTCCGGCTGGCCCGCACGGTCTCCACCGGGCCGCCCGTGCCCGCCGGCGGCGCGCTCGCGTTCGGCCCGCTGGAGATCCCCTCGGCCGGGACGTTGACGCTGGATCTCGTGGGAGGGCGGTGA
- a CDS encoding GPW/gp25 family protein has protein sequence MSTHLDFPFHVDAHGRSATTTDEDHVRDMVEQLLFTIPGERVNRPDFGTGVLRLVFAPNSPELAGAVEYTLQAALQQWLPDDLRVERVDVRAEEGALLVSVAYVLLLTGELTSVTVERRTGP, from the coding sequence ATGAGCACCCACCTGGACTTCCCGTTCCACGTCGACGCGCACGGCAGGTCGGCCACCACCACGGACGAGGACCACGTGCGCGACATGGTCGAGCAGCTGCTGTTCACGATCCCGGGGGAGCGGGTCAACCGGCCCGACTTCGGCACCGGCGTCCTGCGGCTGGTCTTCGCCCCCAACAGCCCCGAGCTGGCCGGGGCCGTCGAGTACACCCTCCAGGCCGCCCTGCAGCAGTGGCTGCCCGACGACCTGCGGGTCGAGCGCGTGGACGTGCGGGCCGAGGAGGGGGCGCTGCTGGTGTCGGTGGCGTACGTGCTGCTGCTGACCGGGGAGCTCACCTCGGTCACCGTCGAACGGAGGACCGGGCCATGA
- a CDS encoding DUF3592 domain-containing protein, translated as MRNGRLFTIVGGIFGLIGLVLLCVGIALAASTAGFLASAGRTDGTVAGLTARTSTTRSSDGHTRRTTLWYPTVEFTVGGRRYAFQSSTGSNPPSHEKGESVPVAYDPDDPSDARIASFWSAFLAPLIVGGLGVVFTPIGTVLFVKGRRITRPRTRIAT; from the coding sequence ATGCGTAACGGACGGCTCTTCACCATCGTGGGCGGGATCTTCGGTCTGATCGGGCTGGTGCTGCTCTGCGTCGGCATCGCGCTCGCCGCCTCCACGGCGGGCTTCCTGGCCTCGGCCGGACGGACCGACGGCACGGTGGCCGGGCTGACCGCGCGGACCAGCACGACCCGGAGCTCCGACGGCCACACGCGCAGGACCACCTTGTGGTACCCGACCGTGGAGTTCACCGTCGGCGGCAGGCGGTACGCGTTCCAGAGCTCCACCGGCAGCAACCCGCCGTCCCATGAGAAAGGCGAAAGCGTCCCCGTCGCCTACGACCCGGACGATCCGTCCGACGCGCGGATCGCGTCGTTCTGGTCGGCGTTCCTCGCTCCGCTGATCGTCGGCGGGCTGGGGGTGGTGTTCACCCCGATCGGGACGGTCCTGTTCGTCAAGGGACGGCGGATCACCCGGCCGCGGACCCGGATCGCAACCTGA
- a CDS encoding phage tail protein: MVQFSVNTTRLDPYKNFKFRVKWDNKYVAGISKVSALRRTTEVVEHRDGGDHSSSRKSPGRTKYEPITLERGVTHDPEFEQWANKVWNYANAQAGPDQRDREVALASFRKDLVIEVFNEAGQKVLAYQVFRCWVSEFQALPDLDANANAIAIQHLKLENEGWVRDLSVTEPTEQDS; encoded by the coding sequence ATGGTTCAGTTCTCCGTCAACACCACTCGCCTGGACCCGTACAAGAACTTCAAGTTCCGGGTGAAGTGGGACAACAAGTACGTCGCCGGGATCAGCAAGGTCAGCGCGCTGCGCCGGACCACGGAGGTCGTCGAGCACCGCGACGGCGGCGACCACTCCAGCTCGCGCAAGTCGCCGGGCCGCACCAAGTACGAGCCGATCACGCTGGAACGCGGGGTCACCCACGACCCCGAGTTCGAGCAGTGGGCCAACAAGGTGTGGAACTACGCCAACGCCCAGGCCGGCCCCGACCAGCGCGACCGCGAGGTGGCGCTGGCCTCCTTCAGGAAGGACCTCGTCATCGAGGTCTTCAACGAGGCGGGCCAGAAGGTGCTGGCGTACCAGGTCTTCCGGTGCTGGGTCTCGGAGTTCCAGGCGCTGCCCGACCTCGACGCCAACGCCAACGCCATCGCGATCCAGCACCTGAAGCTGGAGAACGAGGGATGGGTGCGCGACCTGAGCGTCACCGAGCCCACCGAGCAGGACTCCTGA
- a CDS encoding phage baseplate assembly protein V yields MTMDELGYVESPGFFGPAEREDAEPPGTKRFYGKYRGAVLDNYDPLGKGRLLVSVPDVLGLLPSSWAMPCVPLAGLQMGVFAVPPPGAGVWVEFEQGNPDHPIWVGFFWGSPAEPPATAKLLTPKAPALLIETTGKSKIALSDTPVAPMKGSGVLLQSQSAAITVDTSGVTITAPAINLVGLVNINNGALVVKPA; encoded by the coding sequence ATGACCATGGACGAGCTCGGGTACGTCGAGTCCCCCGGCTTCTTCGGCCCCGCCGAGCGCGAGGACGCCGAGCCGCCGGGCACCAAACGCTTCTACGGCAAGTACCGGGGCGCGGTGCTGGACAACTACGACCCCCTCGGCAAGGGGCGGCTGCTGGTCAGCGTGCCCGACGTGCTCGGCCTGCTGCCGTCGTCGTGGGCGATGCCGTGCGTGCCGCTGGCCGGGCTGCAGATGGGCGTCTTCGCCGTGCCGCCGCCGGGTGCGGGGGTCTGGGTGGAGTTCGAGCAAGGCAACCCCGATCATCCCATCTGGGTGGGCTTCTTCTGGGGCAGCCCGGCCGAGCCGCCCGCCACCGCCAAGCTGCTGACCCCCAAGGCGCCCGCGCTCCTCATCGAGACCACCGGCAAGAGCAAGATCGCCCTGTCCGACACCCCGGTGGCCCCGATGAAGGGCAGCGGCGTGCTGCTCCAGTCCCAGTCGGCAGCGATCACGGTCGACACCTCGGGCGTGACCATCACCGCGCCGGCGATCAACCTCGTCGGGCTCGTCAACATCAACAACGGCGCGCTCGTCGTCAAGCCGGCCTGA